In one Pseudomonas hydrolytica genomic region, the following are encoded:
- a CDS encoding TniQ family protein, translating to MSSLYPHFVKPYNDESFDGYLCRAAADLGYSSPSWLLTEIGIKDSRNCSDEDISGFAQHYGLDQTQLLRMYHYGSVTGARWRGNFFRSKEHYVCPQCMKDAVYLRQSWCHVLCTACSSHGVQLVPLNNYGADLGLGTNLSLFMFFESSLGESPVSSMAASVGQIELAKMLADANKAAEVFSLITVDGKLPEDFSNFLMLLSELKSGRTYNKNKNIGFDQAIQVASDIAELLLDFENAFDKNVIGRISSANARVSGGFIPALGGWYKRLHRDFTSAPYDQLRDRVSRKLVAHAEAPLNRKLKRIGSALLEEKKSLTGSEAARMLNSSLDKIVAMVKSGDLKGRIVETSANEFCMVSRVEVDRLRQESEKFLDGNQVMDLLGIPKRLKDRLVECEILVPVSNESRSKFSRGKFKRETVLQLIENLESYYQPKKFLSGSTMCSISRRRLNKSISEDIYTAIFSGEIQCVHIDQSKQGMDRYIFDDADIDLIVDRSGRKVEMSVADMLDLFGYKHAEVKGWINGGLLKARSESHGEHARYYISLPEFNEFKSRHIVLSKAARDMGKLPAHLANSLRARGLLTETELPEGDGRRGFLIDVQKLLLYALAH from the coding sequence ATGTCTAGTCTGTATCCTCACTTTGTTAAGCCATACAATGATGAATCGTTTGATGGGTATCTTTGTCGTGCAGCGGCGGATCTAGGTTATTCGTCTCCTAGCTGGCTGCTTACTGAGATTGGTATCAAGGATTCTCGTAATTGTTCGGATGAGGATATTTCTGGTTTTGCTCAGCATTATGGGCTAGATCAAACGCAGTTGTTGCGTATGTACCATTATGGATCCGTTACGGGAGCAAGATGGCGAGGTAATTTTTTTCGTTCCAAAGAGCATTATGTCTGCCCACAGTGTATGAAAGATGCTGTGTATTTGAGGCAGTCATGGTGTCACGTCCTTTGCACCGCTTGCAGTTCCCACGGTGTGCAGTTGGTGCCGCTAAATAATTACGGTGCTGACCTCGGTCTTGGCACAAATTTAAGTTTATTTATGTTTTTTGAGTCAAGCCTAGGTGAATCTCCAGTAAGCAGCATGGCTGCTTCAGTTGGTCAAATTGAATTGGCCAAAATGCTAGCTGATGCCAATAAAGCTGCTGAAGTATTTTCATTAATCACCGTTGATGGAAAGCTTCCTGAGGATTTCTCTAATTTCTTGATGCTGCTATCTGAGCTCAAGTCAGGGCGTACTTATAATAAGAATAAAAATATTGGGTTTGATCAGGCGATACAGGTTGCATCCGATATAGCTGAGCTTCTATTAGATTTCGAGAATGCTTTTGATAAAAATGTTATAGGTCGTATTAGTTCGGCTAATGCAAGGGTGTCCGGTGGTTTTATTCCTGCTTTGGGCGGATGGTATAAAAGGCTTCATAGAGATTTTACTTCAGCTCCCTATGACCAGCTCCGGGATAGGGTCTCTCGTAAATTAGTTGCTCATGCAGAGGCACCGTTAAACCGGAAATTGAAACGAATTGGCTCGGCGTTACTGGAAGAGAAGAAGTCACTTACAGGATCTGAAGCGGCCAGAATGCTTAACTCTTCTCTCGACAAGATTGTAGCGATGGTTAAATCAGGCGATCTTAAAGGGCGTATTGTTGAAACCTCCGCTAATGAATTCTGTATGGTTTCAAGGGTTGAGGTTGACCGGTTGCGACAAGAGTCAGAGAAATTTCTTGACGGTAACCAAGTAATGGATCTTTTGGGTATTCCTAAACGTCTGAAGGATCGACTTGTTGAGTGTGAGATTCTGGTTCCAGTTAGCAATGAATCTCGGAGTAAGTTTTCTCGTGGAAAATTTAAAAGAGAGACAGTGTTGCAGTTGATTGAAAATCTCGAAAGTTATTACCAGCCTAAGAAATTTTTATCGGGCTCAACCATGTGCTCGATTAGTCGTAGAAGGTTAAATAAAAGTATCTCGGAAGATATCTATACTGCGATATTTTCCGGAGAAATTCAGTGCGTTCACATTGATCAGTCCAAGCAAGGGATGGATCGTTATATTTTTGATGACGCGGACATTGATTTAATTGTTGATCGCTCAGGCAGAAAAGTTGAAATGTCTGTGGCGGATATGCTCGATTTATTTGGCTACAAGCATGCAGAAGTCAAAGGGTGGATCAATGGTGGCCTGTTGAAGGCGCGTTCTGAGTCACATGGTGAGCACGCTAGGTACTACATATCTCTTCCTGAGTTTAACGAATTCAAGAGTCGCCATATCGTTCTGTCAAAAGCTGCACGCGATATGGGAAAACTGCCTGCACATTTGGCTAATTCACTTAGGGCTCGCGGGTTGCTGACTGAGACTGAGCTTCCAGAAGGGGATGGAAGACGAGGTTTTCTCATCGACGTGCAAAAGCTTCTACTCTACGCTTTGGCGCACTAA
- a CDS encoding phosphatidate cytidylyltransferase, translating to MDNNTLLLFAGIGALLLLASLVGFVLKRRSGDQPNPVVDNLNARINAWWVMVLVIGIAFLFGNNGVILLFYFVSFYALREFMTLTPTRRSDYPALVAAFYFALPMQYLLIAFGWYGLFAIFIPVYLFLLLPILASLGGDTTRYLERAAKVQWGLMIAVYCISSVPALLTLDIPGYEGRNLLLIAWLIIVVQLSDVLQYVCGKLFGKHKIAPSLSPSKTVEGFVGGVALATLIGGLLCWITPFAFWQAALFALLVCLLGFAGGLVMSAIKRDRGVKDWGHMIEGHGGMLDRLDSVCFAAPVFFHMVRYWWA from the coding sequence ATGGATAACAACACTTTGCTGCTGTTCGCCGGTATCGGTGCCCTGTTGTTGCTGGCCAGCCTGGTCGGCTTCGTCCTCAAGCGGCGCAGTGGCGATCAACCCAACCCGGTGGTCGACAACCTCAACGCGCGGATCAATGCCTGGTGGGTGATGGTGCTGGTGATCGGCATCGCTTTCCTGTTTGGCAACAACGGCGTGATCCTGCTGTTCTACTTCGTCTCCTTCTATGCCCTGCGTGAGTTCATGACGCTGACGCCGACCCGGCGCAGCGATTACCCGGCGCTGGTGGCGGCCTTCTACTTCGCCCTGCCGATGCAGTACCTGCTGATCGCCTTCGGCTGGTACGGCCTGTTCGCCATCTTCATCCCGGTCTATCTGTTCCTGCTGCTGCCGATCCTGGCTTCGCTGGGCGGCGACACCACCCGCTACCTCGAGCGTGCGGCCAAGGTGCAGTGGGGCTTGATGATCGCCGTGTACTGCATCTCCTCGGTACCGGCCCTGCTGACCCTGGACATTCCCGGCTACGAGGGGCGCAACCTGCTGCTGATCGCCTGGCTGATCATCGTCGTGCAGCTCTCCGACGTGCTGCAGTACGTGTGCGGCAAGCTGTTCGGCAAGCACAAGATCGCCCCCAGCCTGTCGCCCTCGAAGACCGTGGAAGGCTTCGTCGGCGGCGTCGCCCTGGCCACGCTGATTGGCGGCCTGCTGTGCTGGATTACTCCCTTCGCCTTCTGGCAGGCAGCGCTCTTCGCCCTGCTGGTATGCCTGCTCGGCTTCGCCGGTGGCCTGGTGATGTCGGCGATCAAGCGCGACCGCGGGGTGAAGGACTGGGGCCATATGATCGAAGGCCATGGCGGCATGCTCGACCGCCTGGACTCCGTATGTTTCGCCGCACCGGTGTTCTTCCATATGGTGCGTTACTGGTGGGCCTAG
- a CDS encoding lysophospholipid acyltransferase family protein, giving the protein MLAALTAFAITSAARLLTGARALWLGSTAQATQRLYYANHSSHGDFVLLWASLPPELRKRTRPVAGADYWQKPGVRSFLINNVFNGVLVDRERKEAGVNPLQAMLDALDGGDSLIIFPEGTRNLGDEPLLPFKSGLYHLAQARPDVELVPVWIANLNRVMPKGRALPLPLLCTLSFGAALEPIEGEGKEAFLERARNALLALAPEEA; this is encoded by the coding sequence ATGCTCGCCGCATTGACCGCTTTCGCCATCACCTCGGCAGCTCGCCTGCTGACCGGCGCACGAGCCCTTTGGCTCGGCAGTACCGCGCAGGCGACCCAGCGCCTGTACTACGCCAACCACAGCAGCCACGGCGACTTCGTCCTGCTCTGGGCCTCGCTGCCGCCGGAGCTGCGCAAACGCACCCGGCCGGTGGCCGGCGCCGACTACTGGCAGAAGCCGGGCGTGCGCAGCTTCCTGATCAATAACGTGTTCAACGGCGTGCTGGTCGACCGCGAACGCAAGGAGGCAGGCGTCAACCCGCTACAGGCGATGCTCGACGCGCTGGATGGCGGCGACTCACTGATCATCTTCCCCGAGGGCACGCGCAATCTTGGCGACGAGCCGTTGCTGCCCTTCAAGAGCGGCCTTTATCACCTGGCTCAGGCGCGCCCGGACGTGGAACTGGTGCCGGTGTGGATCGCCAACCTCAACCGGGTCATGCCCAAGGGCAGAGCGCTGCCACTGCCGCTGCTGTGCACCCTGAGCTTCGGCGCGGCACTGGAGCCCATCGAGGGGGAGGGCAAGGAGGCCTTCCTGGAACGCGCTCGTAACGCCCTGCTGGCACTGGCACCCGAGGAGGCCTGA
- a CDS encoding phosphatase PAP2/dual specificity phosphatase family protein, giving the protein MDNTREQGLWKRGVLWLLLLGPLFFASYGFANWLTGQRDDVGSLVFAWEPQIPLWPWTIVPYWSIDLLYGLSFLLPACRREMDRHALRLLAAQVICVACFLLWPLRFTFERPPLDGTFGLMFDVLMGFDKPFNQAPSLHITLLVIIWAMFANHTRGPFWRGLLHGWMALIGISVLTTWQHHFIDLPTGALAGFFCLWLLPLQGATPLTQMRLTSDPRRWRLALRYGLGATLCAVLAVKLGGAWLWLFWLAVALAMVALNYLLFGAGGFQKQADGRLSPAATVLLAPYLLGAWINSRLWTFRQPAPSQVAEGIYLGRLPGTGDLDGYAAVVDLCAELPLLRTPSAYCSLPSLDLVAPDALTCQRAAEAIENLRHKGPVLVCCALGYSRSATAVAAWLLHSGRCQDVDAAVALIRQARPQVVLGPQHLAALQSMADAQPGLEVAHAG; this is encoded by the coding sequence ATGGACAACACGCGCGAACAGGGATTGTGGAAGCGCGGCGTACTCTGGCTGCTGTTGCTCGGCCCGCTGTTCTTCGCCAGCTACGGCTTCGCCAACTGGCTGACCGGGCAGCGCGATGATGTCGGCAGCCTGGTCTTCGCCTGGGAACCACAGATCCCGCTGTGGCCCTGGACCATCGTGCCGTACTGGTCGATCGACCTGCTCTATGGCCTGTCCTTCCTGTTGCCGGCCTGCCGCCGCGAGATGGATCGCCACGCCCTGCGCCTGCTCGCCGCGCAGGTGATCTGCGTCGCCTGCTTCCTGCTCTGGCCGCTGCGCTTCACCTTCGAGCGGCCGCCGCTGGACGGCACCTTCGGCCTGATGTTCGACGTGCTGATGGGCTTCGACAAACCCTTCAACCAGGCGCCGTCGCTGCATATCACCCTGCTGGTGATCATCTGGGCGATGTTCGCCAATCACACCCGCGGCCCGTTCTGGCGTGGCCTGCTGCACGGGTGGATGGCGCTGATCGGCATCTCCGTGCTGACCACCTGGCAGCATCACTTCATCGACCTGCCAACCGGGGCGCTGGCGGGCTTCTTCTGCCTGTGGCTGCTGCCGCTGCAGGGCGCTACGCCGCTTACGCAGATGCGCCTCACCAGCGATCCACGGCGTTGGCGCCTGGCGCTGCGCTATGGGCTTGGCGCAACGCTGTGCGCCGTGCTGGCCGTCAAGCTGGGCGGTGCCTGGCTATGGCTGTTCTGGCTGGCCGTTGCCCTGGCCATGGTCGCGCTCAACTACCTGCTGTTCGGCGCTGGCGGTTTCCAGAAGCAGGCCGACGGGCGCCTCAGCCCGGCCGCGACGGTGTTGCTCGCACCCTATCTGCTCGGCGCCTGGATCAATTCGCGGTTGTGGACGTTTCGCCAGCCGGCGCCCAGCCAGGTGGCAGAGGGCATTTACCTCGGCCGCCTGCCGGGCACGGGTGATCTCGATGGCTACGCCGCCGTGGTCGACCTGTGCGCCGAACTGCCGCTGCTGCGCACACCGAGCGCCTACTGCAGTCTGCCATCACTGGATCTGGTGGCGCCTGATGCGCTGACCTGCCAACGCGCCGCCGAGGCCATAGAAAACCTGCGCCACAAGGGCCCAGTGCTGGTGTGCTGTGCACTGGGCTACTCGCGCAGTGCCACCGCCGTGGCGGCCTGGCTGCTGCATAGCGGCCGCTGCCAGGACGTGGATGCGGCCGTGGCGCTGATCCGCCAGGCGCGGCCACAGGTCGTGCTCGGCCCGCAGCATCTGGCCGCGCTGCAATCCATGGCCGATGCACAACCGGGGTTGGAGGTCGCTCATGCAGGCTGA
- a CDS encoding bifunctional alpha/beta hydrolase/class I SAM-dependent methyltransferase, whose translation MRPVQLHTFTTHDGVELSYRHWPATVPADGSRQAVVLFHRGHEHGGRMAHLVDELELPHCDFFAWDARGHGLSPGARGDSPSFATSVRDVQTFIEHIGSAHGIAEEDLAVVAQSVGAVIVSTWAHDYAPKVRCLVLASPAFKVKLYVPFARPGLKLLHAWRGNFFVNSYVKARFLSHDPERIASFENDSLIARPISVTMLLGLYEAAERVVADAQAIQVPTQLLISGADFVVHRKPQEDFFERLGSLRKEKHLLPGFFHDTLGERDRAHALSRARRFILRNFEEPVTRPSLLDADRLGATCAEAEELAAPLPKNSLRDLYWRATRAGMRLGSTLSAGVKLGFDTGFDSGSTLDYVYRNQPTGKGALGRLIDANYLDSIGWRGIRQRKLHAEELLRLAMTRLRETGRAVRIVDIAAGHGRYILESLEGQTQRPDSILLRDYSDINVRDGNALIQHKGLDDIARFVKGDAFDRDDLAALEPKPTLAVVSGLYELFGSNQMVGDSLAGLAAAVEEGGYLVYTGQPWHPQLELIARALTSHRGGQAWVMRRRSQAEMDQLVEAAGFRKVAQRIDQWGIFSVALAQRVK comes from the coding sequence ATGCGCCCCGTACAACTGCATACCTTCACCACCCATGACGGCGTCGAACTGAGCTATCGCCATTGGCCGGCAACCGTGCCGGCGGACGGCTCACGTCAGGCCGTGGTGCTGTTTCATCGTGGCCACGAGCACGGCGGGCGCATGGCTCACCTGGTGGACGAACTGGAGCTGCCGCACTGCGATTTCTTCGCCTGGGACGCCCGCGGCCATGGCCTGTCGCCCGGTGCGCGCGGCGACAGCCCGAGCTTCGCCACCAGCGTGCGCGACGTGCAGACCTTTATCGAGCATATCGGCAGCGCACACGGCATCGCCGAAGAGGACCTGGCGGTGGTGGCGCAAAGCGTCGGCGCGGTGATCGTCTCCACCTGGGCCCATGACTACGCGCCGAAGGTGCGCTGCCTGGTGCTCGCCTCGCCGGCCTTCAAGGTCAAGCTCTACGTGCCCTTCGCCCGGCCCGGCCTGAAGCTGCTGCACGCCTGGCGCGGCAACTTCTTCGTCAACAGCTACGTGAAGGCGCGCTTCCTTAGCCACGATCCCGAGCGCATCGCCTCCTTCGAGAACGACTCGCTGATCGCCCGGCCAATCTCGGTGACCATGCTGCTCGGCCTGTACGAGGCGGCCGAGCGCGTCGTCGCCGACGCCCAGGCGATCCAGGTGCCGACCCAGCTGCTGATCTCCGGCGCCGACTTCGTCGTCCACCGCAAACCGCAGGAGGACTTCTTCGAGCGTCTCGGCAGCCTGCGCAAGGAAAAGCACCTGCTGCCCGGCTTCTTCCACGACACCCTTGGCGAGCGCGACCGCGCCCATGCCCTGAGCCGCGCGCGGCGCTTCATCCTGCGCAACTTCGAGGAGCCGGTGACGCGCCCCTCGCTGCTCGATGCCGACCGCCTGGGCGCCACCTGCGCCGAGGCCGAGGAACTAGCCGCACCGCTGCCGAAAAATTCGCTGCGCGACCTCTACTGGCGTGCCACCCGAGCCGGCATGCGCCTGGGCAGCACGCTGTCGGCCGGGGTGAAGCTGGGCTTCGACACCGGCTTCGATTCCGGCAGCACCCTCGATTACGTCTACCGCAACCAACCCACCGGCAAGGGCGCGCTGGGCCGCCTGATCGATGCGAACTACCTGGATTCCATCGGCTGGCGCGGCATCCGCCAGCGCAAGCTGCACGCCGAGGAGCTGCTGCGCCTGGCCATGACCAGGCTGCGTGAGACGGGCAGGGCGGTGCGCATCGTCGATATCGCCGCCGGCCACGGCCGCTACATCCTCGAATCGCTGGAAGGCCAGACGCAGCGGCCAGACTCGATTCTGTTGCGCGACTACAGCGACATCAACGTGCGCGACGGCAATGCCCTGATCCAGCACAAGGGCCTGGACGACATCGCCCGCTTCGTCAAAGGCGATGCCTTCGACCGTGACGATCTCGCCGCGCTGGAGCCGAAACCGACCCTGGCAGTGGTCTCCGGCCTGTACGAGCTGTTCGGCAGCAACCAGATGGTCGGCGACTCGCTGGCCGGGCTGGCGGCGGCGGTCGAGGAGGGTGGTTACCTGGTCTACACCGGCCAGCCCTGGCACCCGCAGCTGGAGCTGATCGCCCGCGCCCTGACCAGCCACCGCGGCGGCCAGGCCTGGGTCATGCGCCGGCGCAGCCAGGCGGAGATGGATCAGCTGGTGGAAGCGGCGGGCTTTCGCAAGGTGGCGCAGCGCATCGACCAGTGGGGCATCTTCAGCGTAGCCCTGGCACAACGGGTGAAATGA
- a CDS encoding CDP-alcohol phosphatidyltransferase family protein — protein sequence MPSIYQLKPAFQNLLRPGVERLYARGVTANQVTLAAALVSVLLGVLLAAFSHITWLFALIPLWMLLRMALNAVDGMLAREFGQQSKLGAYLNELCDVVADSALYLPFALLPGVSPLLVVTVVLLAVISEYAGVLGPMIGASRRYDGPMGKSDRAFCFGVLGAGVATGLLPALWINLLLALILVLLLYTLYNRVRQGLAEAA from the coding sequence ATGCCTTCGATCTACCAGCTCAAACCCGCCTTCCAGAACCTGCTGCGCCCCGGCGTCGAACGCCTTTACGCGCGCGGCGTCACCGCCAACCAGGTGACCCTGGCCGCCGCCCTCGTCTCCGTGCTGCTCGGCGTTCTGCTCGCAGCCTTCAGCCACATCACCTGGCTGTTCGCCCTGATTCCCCTGTGGATGCTGCTGCGCATGGCGCTCAATGCCGTCGATGGCATGCTCGCGCGCGAGTTTGGCCAGCAGTCGAAGCTCGGCGCCTACCTCAACGAGCTGTGCGACGTAGTTGCCGACAGCGCGCTGTATCTGCCTTTCGCCCTGCTGCCCGGCGTCTCGCCGCTACTGGTGGTGACCGTGGTGCTGCTGGCGGTGATCAGCGAGTACGCCGGCGTGCTCGGCCCCATGATCGGCGCCTCCCGCCGCTATGACGGGCCCATGGGCAAGAGCGACCGCGCCTTCTGCTTCGGCGTGCTCGGCGCCGGCGTCGCCACGGGCCTGCTGCCTGCCTTGTGGATCAACCTGCTGCTGGCCCTGATCCTGGTCTTGCTGCTCTACACGCTCTACAACCGCGTTCGCCAGGGGTTGGCCGAAGCGGCCTGA
- a CDS encoding lysophospholipid acyltransferase family protein, protein MAILQALRITLFYLLLSSSSFFWCLISLVVAPFLPFRQRYRFVVQAWCSCAVWLARVIVGIRYEVRGLENIPERPCVILANHQSTWETFFLSSYFEPLSQVVKRELLRVPFFGWGMALLKPIAIDRSNPKAALKQLAKQGDERLKQGAWVLVFPEGTRIPPGQIGKFSRGGTSLAVNAGLPVLPIAHNAGEFWPKAGWGKRPGTIQVIIGQPMYAEGEGPRAIAELNERAFQWVCRQQTELRGEEPQLSRLGEPV, encoded by the coding sequence ATGGCGATATTGCAGGCTCTCAGAATCACGCTTTTCTACCTGCTGCTGTCGTCCAGTTCGTTCTTCTGGTGCCTGATCAGCCTGGTGGTCGCACCCTTCTTGCCGTTCCGCCAACGCTACCGTTTCGTCGTTCAGGCCTGGTGCAGCTGCGCCGTATGGCTGGCGAGGGTGATCGTCGGCATCCGCTACGAAGTGCGCGGCCTGGAGAACATCCCCGAACGTCCCTGCGTGATCCTCGCCAACCACCAGAGCACCTGGGAAACCTTCTTTCTTTCCTCCTACTTCGAACCCCTCAGCCAGGTGGTCAAACGCGAACTGCTGCGCGTGCCGTTCTTCGGCTGGGGCATGGCGCTGCTCAAGCCCATCGCCATCGACCGCAGCAACCCCAAGGCGGCGCTCAAGCAACTGGCCAAGCAGGGCGACGAGCGCCTCAAACAGGGCGCCTGGGTGCTGGTGTTCCCCGAAGGCACGCGCATTCCACCGGGGCAGATCGGCAAGTTCTCCCGCGGCGGTACGTCCCTGGCGGTGAATGCCGGCCTGCCGGTACTGCCCATCGCGCACAATGCCGGTGAGTTCTGGCCCAAGGCAGGCTGGGGCAAACGCCCGGGTACCATCCAGGTGATCATCGGCCAGCCGATGTACGCCGAGGGCGAAGGCCCGCGCGCCATCGCCGAACTCAACGAGCGCGCCTTCCAGTGGGTGTGCCGACAGCAGACCGAACTGCGTGGCGAGGAGCCGCAGCTCAGCCGTCTGGGCGAGCCGGTCTGA
- the gmhB gene encoding D-glycero-beta-D-manno-heptose 1,7-bisphosphate 7-phosphatase has translation MKLLILDRDGVINEDSDAYIKTLDEWIPIPSSITAIARLSQAGWTVAVATNQSGIARGYYDLATLESMHARLRELVGEQGGEVGLIVYCPHGPDDGCECRKPKAGMLRQIAAHYGTDLAGIWFVGDSSGDLQAALAVDCQPVLVKTGKGERTLAKPLPPGTLVFDDLAAVADQLLS, from the coding sequence ATGAAATTGCTGATCCTCGACCGCGACGGTGTCATCAACGAAGACTCCGACGCCTATATCAAGACGCTCGACGAGTGGATTCCGATTCCCTCGTCGATCACCGCCATCGCGCGCCTGTCGCAAGCGGGCTGGACGGTGGCCGTGGCCACCAACCAGTCCGGCATCGCCCGTGGCTATTACGACCTGGCGACCCTGGAGTCGATGCACGCGCGCCTGCGCGAACTGGTGGGCGAGCAGGGCGGCGAAGTCGGGCTGATCGTCTACTGCCCCCACGGGCCGGACGATGGCTGCGAGTGCCGCAAGCCCAAGGCGGGCATGCTCCGGCAGATTGCCGCGCACTACGGCACGGATCTGGCAGGAATCTGGTTCGTCGGCGACAGCAGCGGTGACCTGCAGGCCGCACTGGCCGTCGATTGTCAGCCCGTTCTGGTAAAGACTGGCAAGGGCGAACGTACCCTGGCCAAGCCGTTACCGCCGGGAACTCTGGTATTCGATGATCTGGCGGCGGTCGCCGATCAACTGCTCTCATAA
- the glyS gene encoding glycine--tRNA ligase subunit beta, whose protein sequence is MSAKDFLVELGTEELPPKALKSLGDAFLAGIEKGLKAAGLNYAASRVYAAPRRLAVLVEQLEEQQADRSMNLDGPPIQAAFDADGNPTQAALGFARKCGVDIAEIDRSGAKLRFAQHIPGQPAVNLLPTIVQDSLNDLPIPKRMRWAARRDEFVRPTQWLVMLFGDAVVDCEILAQKAGRVSRGHRFHANREVRISSPASYAEDLRSAYVLADFAERREIISRRVDELAAAEQGTAIVPPALLDEVTALVEWPVPLVCSFEERFLEVPQEALISTMQDNQKYFCLLDAGGKLLPRFITVANIESKDPAQIVSGNEKVVRPRLTDAEFFFKQDKKQKLEGFNQRLANVVFQAQLGSVFDKAQRVSALAGFIAREVGGDEARAARAGLLSKCDLATEMVGEFPEMQGIAGYYYALNDGEPQDVALALNEQYMPRGAGAELPSTLTGAAVAVADKLDTLVGIFGIGMLPTGSKDPYALRRAALGVLRILIEKGLDLDLAAAVDFAVAQYAGKVKSDGLAAQVLEFIFDRLRARYEDEGIEIAVYQAVRAVNPTSPLDFDQRVQAVQAFRKLPQAEALAAANKRVSNLLSKAEGGVAAQVEAHYFDNPSEFALHAAIQQADQAVQPLAAARQYNEALAKLASLREPVDAFFEAVLVNAEDARVRANRYALLARLRGLFLGVADISVLG, encoded by the coding sequence ATGAGTGCGAAAGATTTCCTGGTCGAACTGGGCACCGAAGAGCTGCCACCGAAAGCCCTGAAGAGCCTCGGTGACGCTTTCCTCGCCGGTATCGAGAAAGGCCTCAAGGCCGCCGGCCTGAACTACGCCGCCAGCCGCGTATACGCCGCGCCGCGTCGCCTGGCCGTGCTGGTGGAACAGCTGGAAGAACAGCAGGCCGACCGCAGCATGAACCTCGACGGTCCGCCTATCCAGGCTGCCTTCGACGCCGACGGCAACCCGACCCAGGCCGCCCTGGGCTTTGCCCGCAAGTGCGGCGTGGACATCGCCGAGATCGACCGCAGCGGCGCGAAACTGCGTTTCGCCCAGCACATCCCCGGCCAGCCGGCAGTGAACCTGCTGCCGACCATCGTGCAGGACTCGCTGAACGACCTGCCGATTCCCAAGCGCATGCGCTGGGCCGCCCGTCGCGACGAGTTCGTGCGTCCGACCCAGTGGCTGGTGATGCTGTTCGGCGACGCCGTGGTCGACTGCGAGATCCTCGCGCAGAAGGCCGGTCGCGTCTCCCGCGGCCACCGCTTCCACGCCAACCGCGAGGTGCGCATCAGCAGCCCGGCCAGCTATGCCGAAGACCTGCGCAGCGCCTATGTGCTGGCCGACTTCGCCGAGCGCCGCGAGATCATCAGCCGCCGCGTCGACGAGCTGGCCGCCGCCGAGCAGGGCACGGCCATCGTGCCGCCGGCGCTGCTGGACGAAGTCACCGCCCTGGTGGAATGGCCGGTGCCGCTGGTCTGCTCGTTCGAGGAACGCTTCCTCGAAGTGCCGCAGGAGGCGCTGATCAGCACCATGCAGGACAACCAGAAGTACTTCTGCCTGCTCGATGCGGGCGGCAAGCTGCTGCCGCGCTTTATCACCGTGGCAAACATCGAAAGCAAGGACCCGGCGCAGATCGTCTCGGGCAACGAGAAAGTCGTGCGTCCGCGCCTGACCGACGCCGAGTTCTTCTTCAAGCAGGACAAGAAGCAGAAGCTCGAAGGCTTCAACCAGCGCCTGGCCAACGTGGTGTTCCAGGCCCAGCTCGGCTCGGTGTTCGACAAGGCCCAGCGGGTATCGGCGCTGGCCGGTTTCATCGCCCGCGAAGTCGGCGGCGACGAGGCGCGCGCCGCCCGTGCCGGCCTGCTGTCCAAGTGCGACCTGGCCACCGAGATGGTCGGCGAATTTCCCGAGATGCAGGGCATCGCCGGCTACTACTACGCGCTCAACGACGGTGAGCCGCAGGACGTCGCCCTGGCCCTGAACGAGCAGTACATGCCGCGCGGTGCCGGCGCCGAACTGCCGAGCACTCTGACCGGTGCCGCCGTGGCCGTGGCCGACAAGCTCGACACCCTGGTCGGCATCTTCGGCATCGGCATGCTGCCGACCGGCTCGAAGGACCCCTACGCCCTGCGTCGCGCCGCCCTCGGCGTGCTGCGCATCCTGATCGAGAAGGGCCTGGATCTGGACCTGGCCGCCGCGGTCGACTTCGCCGTCGCCCAGTACGCCGGCAAGGTCAAGAGCGACGGCCTGGCTGCCCAGGTGCTGGAGTTCATCTTCGACCGCCTGCGTGCACGCTACGAAGACGAGGGTATCGAAATAGCCGTGTATCAGGCGGTGCGCGCGGTCAACCCGACCTCGCCGCTGGACTTCGACCAGCGCGTGCAGGCCGTGCAGGCCTTCCGCAAGCTGCCGCAGGCCGAGGCCCTGGCCGCTGCCAACAAGCGCGTGTCGAACCTGCTGAGCAAGGCCGAAGGTGGCGTCGCCGCCCAGGTCGAGGCGCACTACTTCGACAACCCCAGCGAGTTCGCCCTGCACGCCGCCATCCAGCAGGCCGACCAGGCCGTACAGCCGCTGGCCGCCGCCCGCCAGTACAACGAGGCCCTGGCCAAGCTGGCCAGCCTGCGCGAGCCGGTGGACGCCTTCTTCGAGGCGGTGCTGGTCAACGCCGAGGATGCACGCGTGCGCGCCAACCGTTACGCCCTGCTGGCCCGTCTGCGCGGGCTGTTCCTCGGCGTGGCGGATATCTCGGTACTGGGCTGA